A section of the bacterium genome encodes:
- a CDS encoding IS1595 family transposase: MPKEPTTLQEAVLYFADPDNCRAYLVARRWPNGVTCPRCGNQHVVFLANQNRWQCGKRHPQRQFTLKTGTIFEDSPIGLDKWLTAMWLVVNCKNGISSYEIHRALGVTQKSGWFMDHRIRCALNMAATGKLGGLGKSIEADESFIGGKARNMHVAKRLRRITGTGGKDKVAVMGILERGGKVRTVVVPNRRKQALQTEIRKHVEAGSALYTDALLSYDGLEGEFAHQVIDHAVKYVDGQVHTNGLENFWSLFKRGINGTYVSVEPFHLFRYLDEEAFRYNTAKGMTDAERLNLAVCQIVGKRLTFDQ; the protein is encoded by the coding sequence ATGCCCAAGGAACCGACCACCCTTCAGGAAGCGGTCCTGTATTTCGCCGATCCCGACAACTGCCGGGCCTACCTCGTTGCGCGGCGCTGGCCGAACGGCGTGACGTGCCCCCGGTGTGGGAACCAACATGTAGTTTTTCTAGCGAACCAGAACCGCTGGCAGTGCGGCAAGCGCCATCCTCAACGGCAGTTCACGCTCAAGACCGGGACCATCTTCGAGGATTCGCCCATCGGCCTCGACAAGTGGCTCACGGCGATGTGGCTCGTCGTCAACTGCAAGAACGGCATCTCGTCGTACGAAATCCACCGCGCCCTCGGCGTCACGCAAAAAAGCGGATGGTTCATGGACCACCGGATTCGGTGCGCCCTCAACATGGCGGCAACCGGCAAACTCGGCGGACTCGGCAAGAGCATCGAAGCGGACGAAAGTTTCATCGGCGGGAAGGCGCGGAACATGCACGTCGCAAAGCGGCTGCGGCGGATCACCGGCACGGGCGGCAAGGACAAGGTGGCCGTCATGGGCATCCTCGAACGGGGCGGGAAGGTCCGCACGGTCGTCGTCCCGAATCGCCGGAAGCAAGCCCTCCAGACGGAGATCAGAAAGCATGTCGAAGCCGGGTCCGCGCTCTACACCGACGCGCTCCTGTCCTACGACGGGTTGGAGGGCGAGTTCGCCCATCAGGTCATCGACCACGCCGTCAAGTACGTGGACGGGCAGGTCCACACGAACGGGCTCGAAAACTTCTGGTCGCTCTTCAAGCGCGGGATCAACGGGACGTACGTGAGCGTGGAACCCTTCCACCTGTTCCGGTATCTCGACGAGGAAGCCTTCCGGTACAACACCGCGAAGGGCATGACCGACGCGGAGCGGCTCAATCTCGCCGTCTGCCAGATCGTCGGGAAGCGGCTCACGTTCGACCAGTT
- a CDS encoding cyclic nucleotide-binding domain-containing protein yields the protein MVFGRSSKVALLEAIPLFRDLSRKQLEQVARLADEIEVSAGRRLATAGERGHELFVIVDGRATVSAKRGRTVHLGRGDFFGEMSLLDGGPRSATVDADSNMRLLVVGQREFWQLLTAAPSLTVKIMIRLSSRVRDAEAAISA from the coding sequence GTGGTGTTCGGGCGATCCAGCAAGGTGGCGCTGTTAGAAGCCATTCCGCTGTTCCGGGATCTCTCGCGGAAACAGCTCGAGCAGGTTGCCCGCCTGGCCGATGAGATCGAGGTCTCCGCCGGGAGGCGGCTGGCCACGGCAGGCGAACGGGGCCACGAACTGTTCGTGATCGTGGACGGACGGGCGACGGTGAGCGCCAAGCGAGGCCGCACGGTGCATCTTGGACGCGGAGACTTCTTCGGCGAGATGAGCCTGCTGGACGGGGGACCCCGCTCGGCCACCGTCGATGCCGATTCAAACATGCGGCTCTTGGTGGTCGGCCAGCGTGAGTTCTGGCAACTGCTGACCGCCGCTCCGTCACTGACCGTGAAGATTATGATCCGTCTGTCAAGCCGTGTCCGGGACGCCGAAGCGGCGATCTCCGCGTGA
- a CDS encoding GH25 family lysozyme, translating into MADGLVLGIDVSAYQPAEDWAAIKGFEVAKAYCKVTEGANWVDHTYFAHMNGARNVGIQPGAYHFWRPNDRPDVQARSFCKQAGWNPEWMRPVLDLEVLAPGQSAADALAAINVWLEIVGAMVGGPCRIYTNVATWRALGNPTNYAQHELWIAYPGGPGSPTPPPDIGWGPDGWTGWQYTFQGQVPGLSGAVDLTHWRA; encoded by the coding sequence ATGGCAGACGGATTGGTCCTCGGGATCGACGTCTCCGCGTATCAGCCGGCTGAAGACTGGGCGGCGATCAAGGGGTTCGAAGTGGCCAAAGCGTACTGCAAAGTCACGGAAGGCGCGAATTGGGTGGACCATACGTACTTCGCGCACATGAACGGTGCGCGGAACGTCGGGATCCAGCCGGGAGCGTACCATTTCTGGAGACCCAACGACCGGCCGGACGTGCAGGCGAGGTCGTTTTGCAAGCAGGCCGGGTGGAACCCGGAATGGATGAGGCCGGTGCTCGACCTCGAGGTCCTGGCCCCCGGGCAATCCGCCGCCGACGCGCTCGCGGCGATCAACGTGTGGCTGGAGATCGTCGGTGCAATGGTCGGCGGGCCGTGCCGGATCTACACGAACGTCGCGACCTGGCGCGCGCTGGGAAACCCGACAAATTACGCGCAGCACGAACTGTGGATCGCGTATCCGGGCGGGCCGGGGAGTCCGACACCGCCTCCCGACATCGGGTGGGGCCCCGACGGGTGGACCGGCTGGCAATATACGTTCCAGGGCCAGGTCCCCGGACTGAGCGGCGCCGTCGATCTGACGCACTGGCGGGCGTGA